A window of Quercus robur chromosome 12, dhQueRobu3.1, whole genome shotgun sequence genomic DNA:
ccactgaatgtgacaaaagtataatcacatgtgatgttagtactatgCAATGTAAGGAtgataccatcaaatgtgagaaaaaaaataaaggaaccaccgaatgtgacaaaagtacagtcatatgtgatgttggtattgcACAATGTAAaaatggtaccatcaaatgttagaaaaaaataagggaaccactgaatgtgataaaagtacaatcacatgtgatgttactactatacaatgtgaggatggtaccatcaaatgtgagaaaaaaaaataagagaatcaccgaatgtgacaaaaatacaatcacatgtgatgttagtactacacaatgtgaggattgtactattaaatgtgagaaaaaaaaaaccaccgaatgtgacaaaagtacagtcacatgtgattgatactgcataatgtgaggttGGTACtacataatgtgaggatggtaccatcaaatatgagaaaaaaataaaggaaccaccaaatgagacaaaagtacaatcacatatGATATTAGTATTACACAATGGAAAGACGgtactatcaaatgtgatgttttggTAACCTGATATAGCAAGTTGCCTACTAATAAGTAACGTATTCCAAAAAAAGGGATTTTGTAGAATTACccatgtatataaaaaaatttgtttttgttggcaTTTAATGGTCAAATTAGTTATGGAAATGTAcgaaaaaccattttaaaaattgaatcaagttaataaatgaaaatgaaaaatctcaaatttaacttatttaagggaccaaaataaaaataattccgAATTAAGTTTCATAATTGTAATTTAGTCCTTTGATTTAATCAATATATTCGTTTAATTTCCTGCATACGTGCTAAACCAAAACGCACCGTTTGGCACTCGTTTCCTAGCCTAAAAGGTTGAACTGATAAGCCCTAACAAAAAACCCTACCTTTCCTCTTCATCTTGCCCTAGCAAGCCATAcaaaccagagagagagagagagagagagagagagatgggagggTCACGAAGAAAATACAAGAGGTCGAAGTCAAAGGTCCGAGTGGGTCAACTGAAGAAAAACCCACACGTATTCAAGCCAGCCTTCAACGTTCCTCCAAAGCTCCGCTCCATTGTCGATCAAGACCCTTCGAATTGGGACGACAAGGCCAGCGTCATCCAAAACTACAAGTCCTTCGGCGTTGTTTCTAACCCTAACTTTCTCGGCGTCCGATCTCGCACCTCTCACGTCATCGAGAGCGACTCTCTTAATGTCCCGCCGACTCAGCCGTCCGATCAAGCCGAAGCCGAAGCCGAAGCCGATGAGCTCGAGCTCTTCGACTCCGGCAGTGATCTCGAAGAAGACGGTCTgttctttaatctttttccctcttttccAATTTTcagttatttaattttaaataaattgtcactgttttatttttaaagtaatgTTTCATATTAGAGATGCTACAATACAACtttgcaattaaaaaattttcaatttttttaaatgtaatatagaaaattgaagattttttattttttgatttttgaaatgtTTCATATAGTCtaggaaaatttgaaaagaaaatgtgaTCGTTGTAGTATTGTAAGGCAGAATTATAAATGTTATATAAGTGTATTGAGCTAGGAAGCACGGACATTTCATTTGGGGTGCCTGACTAGTGTCTTACTGTGTCGTACCCTTGTCCGTGTCCGTGCTTCTTAGGTATTGAGTGATGTTACAGCTAATAGACAAAGCAAAAAagtgtatttatttattgtgttgttGATGTGGCACCAATCGTATTTATTGCCATGCCAGTTTGTAAACCTTTTGTAGTAAAATTGGGGGGCTTGTTCATATTCGAGGTGAAATgggttaattttttaatttatgcatGATTGGGTGTTGGTTACTTGagcttttaagtttattttagttttctaaTTGTGCTGGGAATGCCCTGTTTTAAACATAttgtgtttgatttctatttgcTGGGAAATCCTGCTAAATATCGAGCACTAACTTTGTGATGATAATAATTATCAGTTGGAATGGGTGAAGTGACCTTTTGCTTTTGCCCGCTGATTTAgcacttttttttcccaagaaTAAAGAACTTTTCTGAACCGGGTAAGTTTAGCTTTTATTGGAGCCAATGAGCTCAGTTCAATGATTGCAAAACTCATTGAGTGCATATTTTACTGACCAATCAAAAggaaataataatagtaatattgaAGTATACCTTCTCTATTGAAATTGTTTGAATTCAGCCACCTTATTGTGTCACTAGTAAAATTTCTGACTACTCCGTCTAGTTGATGTGTAAGAATCAGTAGAATAGCCCTTTTTAGAAGCTGAAATGGTTTAGGAGAAGCAAATATTCCCATCTTCTGTCCAAAGTAAATGAAATCCTCACCAATCTTCTTCTAATATAGATGATGTTCTACACCTCAAATTGGACTCTCTGAATGTGGATGAGTTGCTTTTAGAGGCCTGTTGGTTGATATCAAATAATTTGAGCTTGTGGTGGGAAGTGATTAATGTAGGTGGTTTGCTATTTTTCATATTATAGAtgtaaaatgtataaatttctcTTTATAAAACTTTCACTGTTTTTTTTATATGTCCTGTCCTTTAGCATtccttgataatttttttttttttttttggataagtgcaTTCCTTGATAATGTTTGATTCAATAACTTCTTTTTCGGCTGTATAGATTTGAAATCAGCACTGGGAAAGAAGCGAAAAGATGGGAAATCTGCGCCTCCTCTGCCATTGACCACAATCCAGCGTGTTCATATCAGTAGACTGATTGAGAAATATGGAGACGATTATGAGGTAGGACACAATTTTGgatcttaaaattttgtgaaatcAGCCCTTTCCCTTGctcaagcattttttttttttttgttggcagaGGATGTTCATGGATTCAAAGCTAAATGCCATGCAGCATTCAGTTGCAACTCTGGAGAAACTTTGCAAAAGGTATAATATGTATGGAAATACAAGGAATCCCTTAATACTTACAAAAAGCTGAAAGGAATCCCTTAATACTTTCTAGCTGAGAATGGCTCCTTTTTGAGCAGCAATGTCTTTAGGATGCATTGGAACTgcgctaattttttttttgctgtctCAATTTGCTGTATGATGTTAACTTTGttcaaaagagaagagaaaagaaaacaaaaatgattctACTGTAATATGAAACTCTGGTtaattgatgatgttttttcactAGTTCATCTGGACTTGGATATGGTTTGGTTGTTCAGTTCCCATTACGTGGGGGCTAATAAAGCCCTCTAAGATTATGTATTTATCTTTGAACATCCATGGTTTTTGGTGTTGATCCTGCACATATGGATATATATGAATGGTGGCATTGACCTTGGCCTGGTGGTGGAAGAGTAGGCAGATTAGGGCTGAAAAGAGGGGGTGtgttgtttttcacttttttggcTAATAGAAAACTATTACAACCTGGAATCCTTCCTGCTCACATGAGAAACACTATCAGAAAGATTCTAACTTCCAAGGCCCTAGAAGATCCATCAAGACACAGCTCCCCGCAGCTCTGTTATTTTGCCCCTTTGgtcccaaacaaaattaaatttgacattgAGCCAAGTGAAGATGATAACCTTCCACCGGCTGCATGCCCTCGTAGTTCACTGGCTTCGATCAATCTGCAATAGCTTTTGTTGACCTCCACTCCCATGTGAGAGTGATAAGTAACACAAGATACTAAATCCTTACATATGGGGTGGATATTGGGCGGCCAAAAATTCTCATCCATTATTGttaagggtcatcaaatagcccaTGATCCATAGGCTAGCCCAATAGCCTGCTAGCCCATCAGGCTAATGGGCAGCCTGGTCCGGTAATATTGAAGCCCATGGGCAGCCCAGTAGCCCAATGGGACAGGCTATGGGTTGGTTTCTTTACCCATGGGCGCCTGGTGGGTCAGCTCTTTAGCCCAGCACATTAACCCGACCTGTTAGCCTGACTCATTGctcaaaatttataacaaaataattttggggGGGTTGAGGGATTGAACTTTAGACATTATAAAAACTTTTACACCACACACCTAACCACAAAATACTTGGAGTGATTGTGATACAATAtacttaataaatatatatatatattttttggtattagTCTAGTAGTTTTGATTTCTAAAACTAAGTTACTAAGATGGTCGGTGCCCTCTGACCTCTGTGTCTATGGAAAGAAAgtcattctttcctttgataaattccaattctttccttacaagtttcaattatagaagaaattcctttaaaaaaaaaaaaaaaagcttaccgttggaagaaattctttcctttaagaattgatatttgattcttcaaatatttcctTTAAGAATGCTTACCGTTTGAACAAAAGTCagttctctcctcttttttttttcttttttttttcttttatatatatatatatatatatatatatattttttaagtatccAATCTATAAATACCTATCACATTTCTCTCATTTTACTCATAAAAAATCTCTCAAATTCAAACTCTCCCTAGACTATTCTCAATTTTCATCTCTTATTATTTTTGCCCTCTTATAGTTATATACTCTATAGAATaatagtattatattttttatagttatatTTATACAATTACAAGTATCAAATAATGAAATTCTTCAAGTTGGAGGCTTGGAACTTGGAGGCTTGAGCATCCAATTGCATTTGAAAATCAACTTCTTCAAATTGGAGTGGAACTGTGGAAGCTATTTGTCTCAAAATTCGATTGATTGGTTAACATCTTTtcttaacttttattatatacttgTTGTCTCATTATTTGtatacattatttttgttagtttttactaataaaaaattaaaaagtgaagtttggaAAATTTTTGATAGGGTAGAGAGGATAAAACAAGatgaaacaaaagaaattaaagctATATGCAGCAAATGTGATGACAAGCTGGCTGGTGGCCCAAGTGCGGGGACTAACCATTTAAGTTGTAAGCGAAAGCATCAAATGGATATTAGAGATTTTCAACAATTAGGAAAAGATAAGGAGGGAAATTTAACTACGTTTATTTACACTGATGCAAATGCACGTAATGAAGTAGTAGAATATCTTGTTAGAGCTTAACACCCATTTACATTTGTTGAAAAACATGATTTTACAGGAATGGTGCAACGTGGTTTTACTCCACAATATAAAGGATTTTCTACATCCACCGCAAAAAGAGATATTATGaagagttttaaattttataaagaaaaattaaaaagtattttGCATGCACATAGTGGTAGATTTTGTATAAATTCTAACTTGTGGACGTCAAGAAATAAATTAGGTTTTCTCTCTTTAACTACTCAATATATTGATTCTAATtggaatttaaataaaagaataatatcattTAAAATGTTGGAATCTCCACACATGGTATATAACATTGCAAATCTTATTAGTGAGGAACTTCAATATTGGGGGattattgataaaatattttcaataacaCTTGATAATGCAACAAATAATGATACAGCAAAGatgtttttaaaagaaaaattaagctTACCTTTACATGGTACATTATTTCGAATACATTGTTGTGcacatattttaaatataattgttCAAGATGGTTTATCAAATTTATCCTCATctgttgaaaaaaataaaagatattgtTCGTAATATTAATAGTTCTCAAGCAAGCTATGAATTGTATATAAAATGTTGTATGGAATTGAAAagaagcaatatatatatatatatatatttatatttatatatatatatatatatattgatgtgcCTCATTAGTGGAATGCTACTTATCTTCTTTTAGattcaacaataaaatataaagatgttttaaatttatattaaaaattcacGTTGTCCtctagaaaaaattgaagaacatgATTGGATGTTAGTAGAACTTGTAAGAGactttttaaaggtttttgatgattcaacaaaaattttttgtggtGTATATTATCCAACATCTTGTAGAGTTATAATTCAATTGACTAACATttgtgcaaaattttcaaaattttatgggCAAACTTTTGGAATATTTGATGAAACGTTAGATTTAATGagacaaaattttgacaaatattgGGGAGATATTCCTTAGATTTTTGAAATGGCTATTATTCTTGATCCTAGATTTAAGATTGAAGAGTTGAAtgctttttttagaaataatttataatgatgaagttgaaaaaattcaaaagaccatacaatcatttcaaaattcaatgacacaattatttgattattatgGAAATGCTTATAAAAATTCTGAAATTGGTgtccaaacacaaaacacaagaAGCTCTTTGTCCTCTACTAGTTTTCTAGGTGACCAAGAAGAACAAAATGCTTATCACATggttaaaagaagaagagaacaaGCATTTAGTAACATCAGGTGGGTTATCGGAATTTCAACGTTATTTAAATCAACATTTACTTGAAATTAATGAAGAAGGATCATTAGATTTATTGGGCTGGTGGAAAACAAATCAAAGTAGGTATCCCATACTTTCCATTATGGCTCGTGAAATATTATCAGTTCCAGTTTCGAAGGTAGCATCGGAAGCGTCTTTTTCTGCAAGTGGTAGAGTTGTATCTGACAATAGATGTGGTCTTAGTCTCGAGACTGTTAAGGCACTTGTGTGCTTAAAGGATTGGAACTTAGTAGACACAAGACGAAAAGAAGCAGAACAAGAAGCAGAGGCATTTGAGCAATTGAAGTTAGAAAGGCCCAGGTGGATGCCAAGAAGTCCACCACTGACATGACCAACAATCCACCACTTCAATATAATGCTTGGCAAATagttataaaatttatgtaacaagtttttcaattttttcttagaTAAAATTATTTGATGTTTTAACACAAATAGACTGGGAATTGCAAATGATAGACAAGTTTGTGGGTGCCAACCTAATTGGGATGTACACATTTTGTAGCGATGCAACTATTTTCACTTTTCAAGAGGTATTTCttagtactttttttaatagaatctttttagtagatttaattgttcaatttgataatttgtaataatatataattatagttcttttggttaaatttttataagcCCATTGAAGACCCATTAAAAATACCCATGGGTAGCCCATTAAACCCACCTCACTAGTCCAACTCACTAAAGCCCAAATGGGCATTGCCCATGGGTAGGGCCatgggctagggtttttccatTCAGCCCGGCCCAACCCAGCCCATTGACTTGTCAACAATCCGTTAAGGCCAGCCCATTAGacccatgggccaagtaaaaaAGGGCCGGCCCAGCCCATTGACGAGGCTTAATTATTGTATTGGCATGTATGTGGGTGATGGGCCTTTCCAATCTATCTCAAGCTGGTTTGCCTTTCAACTGCATGGAAGCCCACCTCCACATATGGTAACTTCGCTAACCGTGCTTAACTAGTCTCAAAGGTTATGAGACAATGGAATTGGCGTATAGTAGAGTATAAATTGTGAACTGAAACATTAATAGTGGGGCAAATAATTTTGGCAGTGCAACAAggtatttgaatttgattgagGAATCAAATTTACAGCACTCaaaagtattgtacctaagttttccCCAATGATTTCTGTTCAGTGATTAGTCTTCTTATATTTGTGCTCTTGTATATATGCAGCAAGAGCAACTAATCCATTCAGGTCAGGGTGCAAATGTCAATCTGACTTAACATGGCAGATTGAGTCTTCTATCTATAAACTGTTTTAATAGAACAAAGAGTCTTAAATCTCTAACAATCATGGCAATGTGTGTAAATTTGTAGCTTATTAACATGGCCTTAATTGGCTCGTGCTGGAGCAGCTGGACTAGCCTAAATGCTGGGGGCTTATCCTGAATTTGAGCTCGCTGCTGCCGTTTTGGCTGCATTCTATGCTGAGAAGCTATGTCAAAAACTGTTTTCTTCTTCCATTTATGACTGTAGACCAATACAGATTTCAGACTGTATTCCATTTGGTTAAGCTGGACCATCACAAACAATTCcgataaataaaaactcattgTAACAAGTAAACATGAAAGCTGTACATCTGATTTATTCCAAAGCAAGCAATATACAAGTATCATACCCAGCTACAAGTCTGGCtacaattttctttatttacgGATATGTCTATGACATCTGAATTTTTACATAGCAAACACTGCCAATGAACAGGATTGCCCAATTAGATACCCataaaaatgccaaattttcccttttttacaTAGAAAACACTGCCAAGTAACAGGATTGCCCAATTAGATACCtataaaaatgccaaattttcCCATAGAAAACACTGCCAAGTAACAGGATTGCCCAATTAGATACCCATCATTGCCTTTGTTTGGTTATCCCAGTACTGTTTTATCAGCCGCATCCTCTCTAATCTTTCTGCCTGACGCCGCTCCTCCCAGTACTCACTGCACCTGTTCAAATATGCATGTTAGAGTAAGGAACTTGCAAGAGGTAACAACATGGCAACATGTGTCCATTCaatcttttatcatttttcttttctatgtttTCAATTTACACCCTCATCAGGCATCACCATTCACCACCATATCCCACCAGTTTAGAAAAAGGAAAGCTAGGAAAGTAACTTATTTGAGAATGGAATCGAAGTAAGATTTTCTGCTTACAAGTTGCAACAAGTGATGTTGGGGGTATTTGAACGCAGGTTCTCCCCATGAGAGAACTAGGCAATAccattgagctacaaggctcttggtaTGGAATCCTGctaacttttattaaaacaagAGGTATAATAACTTAAAGGAAG
This region includes:
- the LOC126709714 gene encoding nucleolar protein 16, with protein sequence MGGSRRKYKRSKSKVRVGQLKKNPHVFKPAFNVPPKLRSIVDQDPSNWDDKASVIQNYKSFGVVSNPNFLGVRSRTSHVIESDSLNVPPTQPSDQAEAEAEADELELFDSGSDLEEDDLKSALGKKRKDGKSAPPLPLTTIQRVHISRLIEKYGDDYERMFMDSKLNAMQHSVATLEKLCKRYNMYGNTRNPLILTKS